From Candidatus Atelocyanobacterium thalassa isolate ALOHA, a single genomic window includes:
- a CDS encoding YdcF family protein, with product MSSNNLFLKFNIKIFIFTILLTVSLLFADRQLQNYFIQPKVIFILGGHEERQRFAAKLALKYTNSPLLISSGGPQKYLTKIFTNAGVNNNRIYLDYRAKDTVTNFVSLIKKLKIQKIKSIYLVTSNNHISRAKIIGEIIFGTQGIILKPFPVPSNAPSEPFEKLIRDGGRSLLWMIQ from the coding sequence ATGTCTTCTAATAATCTTTTTCTTAAATTCAACATAAAAATTTTTATTTTTACAATTTTACTAACTGTAAGTTTATTGTTTGCTGATAGGCAATTACAAAATTATTTCATTCAACCGAAGGTTATATTTATATTAGGTGGACATGAGGAAAGACAGCGTTTTGCGGCAAAGCTAGCCCTCAAATATACTAATTCACCTCTCTTAATATCTTCAGGTGGTCCACAAAAATATTTAACTAAAATTTTTACAAACGCAGGAGTTAACAATAATAGAATTTATTTAGACTATAGAGCAAAAGATACAGTTACTAATTTTGTGAGTTTAATTAAAAAATTAAAAATCCAAAAAATAAAGAGTATTTATCTTGTAACATCAAATAATCATATCAGCCGTGCCAAAATTATAGGAGAAATTATATTTGGAACCCAAGGAATAATATTAAAACCATTTCCTGTTCCCTCTAACGCACCTTCAGAGCCTTTTGAAAAACTTATTAGAGATGGAGGTAGATCCCTGCTATGGATGATTCAATAA
- the mnmA gene encoding tRNA 2-thiouridine(34) synthase MnmA codes for MSKIVVGLSGGVDSSVAAASLCDQGYEVSGLTLWLMKGKGQCCSEGMVDAAHICEQLNIPHYIVDAKELFKKNIIDYLVSGYKSGITPLPCSQCNRSVKFKPMLDYAQQELDCDLIATGHYARIRYDKETDKYKLLRAIDPNKDQSYFLYDLPQDILAKTIFPLGEQTKEDTRRMATEFKLRTANKPESQDLCLIESYGSMASFLEKYIKPQTGDIVNSKGEVLGTHKGIHNYTIGQRKGLGISSSEPLYVLKLNLYNNQVVVGNRTEGFHSSCIIKDVNWISISKPDISMNVKVQVRYRSLAVSATIIPVENNRYKLIFEQSQFGITAGQAAVLYDDDIVLAGGIIEEIGD; via the coding sequence ATGAGTAAAATTGTTGTAGGTTTATCGGGCGGAGTGGATAGTTCAGTAGCTGCTGCGAGTCTGTGTGATCAAGGTTATGAAGTTTCTGGTTTAACTTTATGGTTAATGAAAGGAAAAGGTCAATGTTGTTCAGAAGGAATGGTCGATGCAGCACATATTTGTGAACAATTAAATATCCCTCATTATATCGTAGATGCTAAGGAACTATTTAAAAAAAATATTATAGATTATTTAGTGTCAGGATATAAATCTGGAATAACTCCTTTGCCTTGTTCCCAATGTAACCGCTCTGTAAAATTTAAACCAATGTTAGATTATGCTCAGCAAGAGTTGGACTGCGATCTAATAGCTACCGGGCATTATGCTCGTATACGTTATGATAAGGAAACTGACAAATATAAATTACTGAGAGCAATTGATCCTAATAAAGATCAATCCTATTTTCTGTATGATCTTCCTCAAGATATTTTAGCTAAAACAATATTTCCATTAGGAGAACAAACTAAAGAAGATACCCGTCGTATGGCTACCGAATTTAAACTTAGAACTGCAAACAAGCCAGAAAGTCAGGATCTCTGTCTTATCGAGTCTTATGGTTCCATGGCATCCTTTTTAGAAAAATATATTAAACCTCAAACAGGAGACATAGTTAACTCAAAAGGTGAAGTTCTAGGTACACATAAAGGCATCCATAACTATACTATTGGACAAAGAAAAGGGTTAGGGATATCATCCTCAGAACCTTTATATGTCTTAAAACTAAATTTATATAATAATCAAGTAGTTGTGGGTAATCGTACTGAAGGATTTCATTCTAGTTGTATTATTAAAGACGTAAATTGGATATCTATATCTAAGCCAGATATCTCTATGAATGTGAAAGTTCAAGTTAGATATCGTTCTCTTGCAGTTTCTGCGACCATAATACCTGTAGAGAATAATCGTTATAAACTAATTTTTGAACAATCACAATTCGGAATCACAGCTGGACAAGCGGCTGTTTTGTATGACGATGATATTGTTCTAGCTGGAGGTATTATTGAGGAAATTGGAGATTAA
- a CDS encoding NAD(P)H-quinone oxidoreductase subunit N produces the protein MDFSSNIASQLNAGTILPEGIVIITLISILVGDLIGGRNARIWLPYGAIIGLFASLISLCINWNNPSTISFLGSFNGDHLSIIFRAIIALSTIITISMSIRYVEQTGTPLAEFIVIMLTATLGGMFLSGANELVMIFISMEMLSISSYLMTGYMKRDPRSNEAALKYLLIGASSTAIFLYGASLLYGISGGETILSSISSSFIGSSHSSSLELAVALVFMIAGIGFKISAVPFHQWTPDVYEGSPTPVVAFLSVGSKTAGFALAIRLLVTAFSSITDEWHLIFTALAIMSMILGNIVALAQTSMKRMLAYSSIAQAGFIMIGLIAGTDTGYSSMLFYLLVYLFMNLGAFSGVILFSLQTGTDKISDYAGLYQKDPLLTLCLSISLLSLGGIPPLAGFFGKIYIFWAGWQSELYGLVLLGLITSVISIYYYIRVVKMMVVKEEAEMSDAVKNYPKVRWNLVGMRPLQVGLVLSVVATSLIGILSNPLINLAHDSVISTPILQASANNIHVSQTEALVLSID, from the coding sequence ATGGACTTTTCTAGCAATATTGCCAGCCAACTGAATGCTGGAACAATTCTTCCTGAAGGAATTGTCATTATCACTTTAATCTCGATTCTCGTTGGAGATTTAATTGGAGGACGTAACGCCAGGATATGGCTTCCTTATGGAGCAATAATTGGCTTGTTTGCTTCATTAATTTCTCTTTGCATTAATTGGAACAACCCTTCTACTATAAGCTTCCTAGGAAGCTTTAATGGGGATCATTTAAGTATTATTTTTAGAGCAATTATTGCTTTATCTACAATTATTACTATTTCTATGTCTATTCGATATGTAGAACAGACAGGAACACCTTTAGCAGAATTTATTGTCATCATGCTAACAGCTACGCTTGGAGGCATGTTTCTTTCTGGTGCTAATGAACTGGTAATGATTTTTATTTCTATGGAGATGTTAAGTATTTCCTCATATCTAATGACAGGATATATGAAACGAGATCCCCGTTCTAATGAAGCAGCTTTAAAGTATCTTTTAATAGGAGCTTCTAGCACGGCTATTTTTCTTTATGGAGCCTCTCTCCTTTATGGGATATCAGGAGGAGAAACAATTCTCAGCTCTATATCTAGTAGTTTTATAGGTAGTAGTCATAGTTCTTCTCTGGAACTAGCAGTTGCTTTAGTATTCATGATTGCTGGTATTGGATTTAAAATATCTGCAGTTCCTTTTCATCAGTGGACTCCAGATGTATATGAAGGATCACCTACGCCAGTAGTTGCTTTTCTTTCTGTTGGATCTAAAACAGCTGGTTTCGCTTTAGCTATTCGCTTGTTAGTAACTGCTTTTTCCTCCATAACGGATGAGTGGCATTTAATTTTTACTGCCTTAGCTATCATGAGTATGATTTTGGGGAATATAGTAGCTTTGGCTCAAACTAGTATGAAAAGAATGCTAGCCTATTCCTCAATTGCTCAAGCGGGATTTATAATGATAGGTCTAATTGCAGGTACAGATACTGGATATTCTAGTATGCTATTTTACCTACTAGTGTACTTATTTATGAATTTAGGAGCTTTTAGTGGAGTAATTCTTTTCTCTCTCCAAACTGGAACAGATAAAATTAGTGATTATGCAGGACTATACCAAAAAGATCCCCTATTGACTTTGTGTCTTAGTATATCTTTACTGTCTCTCGGTGGTATACCTCCTCTAGCAGGATTTTTTGGCAAAATTTATATTTTCTGGGCTGGATGGCAGTCTGAACTTTATGGTCTAGTTTTATTAGGATTAATTACTAGTGTTATATCTATTTACTATTACATTCGTGTAGTAAAAATGATGGTTGTCAAAGAAGAAGCCGAAATGTCTGATGCTGTTAAAAATTATCCTAAAGTCAGGTGGAACTTGGTAGGTATGAGGCCTTTGCAAGTTGGCCTAGTTCTATCTGTAGTAGCAACTTCTTTAATAGGAATCTTATCTAATCCTTTAATTAACTTAGCTCATGATTCAGTGATCAGTACCCCAATCTTACAAGCAAGTGCTAACAATATTCATGTTTCTCAAACAGAAGCATTGGTTTTGTCAATAGATTAA
- a CDS encoding DUF721 domain-containing protein: MAFTLLNKPLESLIKKEHWTHYHRYLEVCNIWKNVVTNNTLTNTSILSINQNIVYITTSSSGWSQELSFQKYSLLKKINQQLSDNPIDKLHFSSAKWSGKKISCSNLSEQKKKCFFSHNDSYEFDKKIITEKNQTPQEAFTGWTKVIKKRLKSFSVCPQCKRPASLHELERWSKCYLCIR, from the coding sequence ATGGCATTTACTTTACTGAATAAACCATTAGAATCTCTAATAAAAAAAGAACATTGGACTCATTATCATAGATACTTAGAAGTATGTAACATATGGAAAAATGTAGTTACGAATAACACATTAACTAATACAAGTATATTATCTATTAATCAAAATATTGTCTATATTACAACTTCAAGTTCAGGATGGTCTCAAGAACTGTCATTTCAGAAATATTCCTTACTGAAAAAAATTAATCAGCAACTATCAGACAATCCGATAGATAAGCTTCATTTTTCCTCAGCTAAATGGTCTGGTAAAAAAATTTCTTGTTCTAATCTAAGTGAACAGAAAAAAAAATGTTTTTTCTCTCATAATGATTCATATGAATTTGATAAAAAAATTATTACAGAAAAAAATCAAACACCTCAAGAAGCTTTTACAGGATGGACTAAAGTCATCAAAAAAAGATTAAAGTCTTTTTCAGTTTGTCCACAATGTAAACGTCCAGCTTCTCTACATGAATTAGAAAGATGGTCAAAATGCTATCTTTGTATAAGATAA
- a CDS encoding cysteine desulfurase family protein, protein MQIYLDYSSTTPPRPEVVTYINQVCTQGWGNPSSTHQWGKKASMILERARIQIANSIKANDIESIIFTSGGTEANNLAILGTAKQHKRRQHIIISSVEHSSINKPIKFLETHGWEITRLPVDYQGKVNPFDLKAAIRKNTVLISIIYGQSEVGTLQPIKELSEIAKSYGILFHTDAAQAIGKLAINVQDLNIDLLSFSAHKIYGTQGIGALYIRPGSIVSPLFHGGGQEKGIRSGTQSLATIAGFGLATELICREMIEESNRLMQLRNQLFKYMSDYPYLIVSGDKKYRLPHHASFIFSNLSKNQKLKKITGQTIVRHMNLAGIGISAGSACHSGKLIPSPVLLAMGYSASDAVSGIRLTLGKNTSKDDITWTAIVLKQILSRLLS, encoded by the coding sequence ATGCAAATTTATCTTGACTATAGTTCTACAACACCTCCTCGCCCAGAAGTAGTTACTTATATCAATCAGGTTTGTACTCAAGGCTGGGGTAACCCTTCCAGCACACATCAATGGGGTAAAAAAGCTTCCATGATTCTAGAAAGAGCAAGAATACAAATAGCTAATTCAATCAAAGCTAATGACATAGAATCAATCATTTTTACTTCAGGAGGGACTGAAGCCAATAATTTAGCCATTTTAGGTACAGCTAAGCAACATAAAAGAAGACAACATATTATTATTTCGAGTGTTGAACATTCATCAATTAATAAGCCTATAAAATTTTTAGAGACTCATGGGTGGGAAATCACTCGTTTACCTGTAGATTATCAAGGTAAAGTTAATCCTTTTGATCTAAAAGCTGCTATCAGAAAAAATACTGTTCTTATTTCTATAATTTATGGACAAAGTGAAGTAGGAACTCTACAGCCCATTAAAGAATTATCTGAAATTGCAAAAAGTTATGGCATTCTCTTTCATACAGATGCAGCACAAGCAATTGGTAAATTAGCTATCAATGTTCAAGATTTAAATATTGATTTACTATCTTTCTCAGCTCATAAAATTTATGGAACCCAGGGTATAGGAGCTTTGTACATACGTCCAGGAAGTATAGTTTCTCCCTTATTCCATGGAGGAGGGCAAGAAAAAGGAATACGTTCCGGAACTCAATCTTTAGCTACCATTGCTGGTTTTGGATTGGCTACAGAATTAATTTGTAGAGAGATGATTGAAGAAAGCAATAGACTAATGCAGTTACGAAACCAATTATTCAAATATATGTCTGATTATCCATATTTGATTGTTAGTGGGGATAAAAAATATCGCCTTCCCCATCATGCAAGTTTTATCTTTTCAAATTTATCAAAAAACCAAAAATTGAAAAAGATCACTGGTCAGACTATAGTTCGTCATATGAATTTAGCAGGTATCGGTATTAGCGCTGGATCAGCTTGTCATAGCGGTAAATTAATTCCTAGCCCAGTGCTATTAGCTATGGGTTATTCTGCGAGTGATGCAGTAAGTGGAATTCGTTTAACTTTAGGTAAAAATACTAGTAAAGATGATATTACTTGGACAGCTATTGTGTTAAAACAAATTCTTAGTCGTCTTCTTTCTTAA
- a CDS encoding TldD/PmbA family protein, translating into MTNINNYKSILSDLIAKNLNRVDYLSIRLETSKGTNIRLEKNITENFNETISKGGQVRACYKGGWGFASFNSFSHLSQSIEKAVSAAILVGINRTILAPVIPIQTTCELPLTSRNPFKVSLLEKKELCHRYNDILQSVSHLIKNTSVSYNDSSHNVIIATSEGTMIDQSWIDIEMRFSAIAQNGENLKIGRETIGSREGYDKLTGLDKKVRSAATRAVNSLAIPSVKGGHYTVVIDPVLTGLFVHEAFGHFSEADMFCKNPDLLKVVGLGRKFGPKILQIFDGAAPQGHRGSYFYDDEGVPATTTQLVEDGLVVGRLHSRETAGKLNERPTGNARCLNYYYPPLVRMTNTWIERGKTPVKNLFDGIKQGIYAKNWLGGMTNGEIYTFSAGEAWMIRNGQISEPIRDVTLSGNTFKTLGNIEAIGDDFYWDESGGCCKNGQNGLAVGCGGPSLRINNVMIGGKI; encoded by the coding sequence ATGACTAATATTAATAATTATAAAAGCATACTGTCTGATCTGATAGCCAAAAATCTTAACCGTGTTGATTATCTCTCTATTAGACTTGAGACTTCTAAAGGAACAAATATTCGATTAGAAAAAAACATAACAGAAAATTTTAATGAAACTATTTCAAAAGGGGGGCAGGTACGTGCTTGTTACAAGGGAGGATGGGGTTTTGCCTCTTTTAACTCTTTCTCTCACTTATCTCAAAGTATAGAAAAAGCAGTTAGTGCAGCAATTCTAGTAGGAATAAACAGAACTATTCTTGCACCAGTTATTCCTATTCAAACTACATGTGAACTTCCTTTAACTAGTCGTAATCCGTTTAAAGTTAGTTTACTAGAAAAGAAAGAATTATGTCATAGATATAACGATATCTTGCAAAGTGTAAGCCATCTAATTAAAAATACTTCAGTTAGCTATAATGACAGCTCTCATAACGTAATCATAGCAACGTCTGAAGGAACAATGATTGATCAATCTTGGATTGATATTGAAATGAGATTTTCGGCAATTGCACAAAATGGTGAAAATTTAAAAATTGGGAGAGAAACTATTGGATCAAGGGAAGGCTATGATAAATTAACTGGATTAGATAAAAAAGTCAGAAGTGCAGCGACAAGAGCTGTAAATTCTTTAGCTATACCTTCAGTAAAAGGTGGACATTACACAGTTGTTATAGATCCAGTATTAACTGGATTATTTGTACATGAAGCTTTTGGACATTTTTCAGAAGCTGATATGTTTTGTAAAAATCCTGATCTTTTAAAAGTAGTAGGTTTAGGAAGAAAATTTGGACCTAAAATATTACAGATTTTTGATGGAGCAGCACCTCAAGGACATCGAGGAAGTTACTTTTATGATGATGAAGGAGTTCCAGCCACAACTACTCAGTTAGTTGAGGATGGTTTGGTAGTTGGTAGACTTCACTCTCGTGAAACTGCGGGAAAACTAAATGAACGTCCTACTGGTAATGCACGTTGTTTAAATTATTATTATCCTCCTTTAGTTCGAATGACTAATACTTGGATTGAACGTGGCAAGACTCCAGTTAAAAATTTATTTGATGGTATCAAGCAAGGGATTTATGCAAAAAATTGGTTAGGCGGAATGACAAATGGAGAAATATATACTTTTAGTGCAGGTGAGGCTTGGATGATAAGGAATGGCCAAATTTCCGAACCAATAAGAGATGTTACATTATCAGGAAATACATTTAAAACATTAGGAAATATTGAAGCAATTGGTGATGATTTTTATTGGGATGAATCAGGAGGTTGTTGTAAAAATGGTCAAAATGGCCTGGCTGTCGGTTGCGGAGGACCAAGCTTACGTATCAACAATGTAATGATTGGAGGGAAAATATAA
- a CDS encoding anti-sigma factor family protein, which translates to MVSNSEYKKKLITNYCNNLKDESKRFELLSAYVDGEVTSQEIKAIEYWLDTDPNFNRSYKILLRIKRETFVISRPINISISSKSTLSQNIFYKIDSQKRKKINTILSGLGTMAMIFGTIWLQDGFVFHHYVQKNQNQALTIALNRPVLEIPNKIR; encoded by the coding sequence ATGGTTTCTAATTCTGAATATAAGAAAAAATTAATAACAAATTATTGTAATAATTTAAAAGACGAGTCTAAGCGTTTCGAATTGCTTAGTGCTTATGTTGATGGTGAAGTAACGTCACAAGAGATTAAGGCAATTGAATATTGGTTAGATACTGATCCAAATTTTAATAGGTCGTATAAGATATTATTGCGAATTAAAAGAGAAACCTTTGTTATTTCTAGACCTATAAATATTAGTATTAGTTCTAAATCTACTTTATCTCAAAATATTTTTTATAAAATTGATTCTCAAAAGCGTAAAAAAATTAATACGATTCTTAGTGGTCTGGGTACTATGGCTATGATATTTGGGACTATTTGGTTACAAGATGGATTTGTATTTCATCATTATGTTCAAAAAAATCAAAATCAGGCTTTGACAATCGCATTGAATAGGCCTGTATTAGAGATACCAAACAAAATTAGATAA
- a CDS encoding sigma-70 family RNA polymerase sigma factor, with protein sequence MSQAISAPGLFSQWQKYQSKVPPEKLSNYDLIILCQKGSQPDRGAFTELLNRYQSHVDRVLYHLAPDWQDRADLAQEVWIRVYRNVKRLNEPVKFRGWLSRIATNLFYDELRKRKRVRHPMSLDAPRRVDDGEIEWDIISDYPSPDDNLATREFYDRLQAAIAGLPEAFRVAIVLREIEGLAYEEIAEMTEVSLGTVKSRIARARAKLQTVLQKYID encoded by the coding sequence ATGAGTCAAGCAATTTCGGCACCTGGACTATTTAGCCAATGGCAAAAATATCAATCTAAAGTGCCTCCGGAAAAACTCTCCAATTATGATCTTATTATCTTATGTCAGAAAGGTTCTCAGCCTGATAGAGGAGCATTTACTGAATTACTAAATCGCTACCAATCTCATGTTGATAGAGTTCTTTACCATTTAGCACCTGATTGGCAAGATCGTGCAGATCTAGCTCAAGAGGTTTGGATTCGTGTCTATAGAAATGTTAAAAGGCTTAATGAACCAGTAAAGTTTAGAGGGTGGCTGAGTCGCATTGCAACAAACTTATTCTATGATGAGCTTAGGAAGCGTAAACGAGTGCGTCATCCCATGTCTCTAGATGCGCCTAGAAGAGTAGATGATGGAGAAATAGAATGGGATATTATTTCAGATTATCCAAGTCCTGATGATAATCTTGCAACTCGTGAATTTTATGACCGTTTACAAGCTGCGATTGCTGGTCTACCAGAAGCATTTCGTGTCGCTATAGTCCTTCGTGAAATAGAAGGTTTAGCATATGAAGAAATTGCAGAAATGACAGAAGTTTCTCTAGGAACAGTTAAATCAAGGATCGCTAGAGCTAGAGCAAAGCTTCAAACTGTTTTACAAAAATATATTGATTAA
- the dapF gene encoding diaminopimelate epimerase has protein sequence MYFFKYQGLGNDFILIDNRSSSELLLSSGQILKMCNRHFGIGADGVIFLLSGDKVSDYGMHIFNSDGSEPEMCGNGIRCLISFISNLENFEQTNKIYRIKTLAGIIKAELQTQTQVRVEMGTPLFLNKQIPTTLSDKDNTVINYPLEIEKKNWLVTCVNMGNPHCITFVEDTNLINLEKLGPLFEYHSAFPERINTEFIEIVRPNHLKMRVWERGAGATLACGTGACASVVAGVITNRAERVCTVELPGGNLLIEWVEDSNKVYMTGSAERVFIGEYNQ, from the coding sequence ATGTATTTCTTTAAGTATCAAGGTTTAGGTAATGATTTTATTTTAATTGATAATAGAAGTAGTTCTGAACTTTTGTTATCCTCTGGACAGATACTAAAAATGTGTAACCGTCATTTTGGAATTGGAGCTGATGGAGTTATTTTTCTTTTATCTGGAGATAAAGTTAGCGATTATGGCATGCATATTTTTAATTCTGATGGTTCAGAGCCAGAAATGTGCGGCAATGGAATTCGCTGCCTAATAAGTTTTATCAGCAATTTAGAAAATTTTGAACAAACTAATAAAATCTATAGGATAAAGACATTAGCAGGTATTATAAAAGCCGAACTACAAACTCAAACACAAGTAAGAGTGGAAATGGGGACTCCTCTATTTTTAAATAAACAGATTCCTACAACTTTAAGCGATAAAGATAATACAGTTATTAATTATCCATTAGAGATAGAGAAAAAAAATTGGTTAGTTACTTGTGTCAATATGGGTAATCCTCATTGTATTACATTTGTCGAAGATACTAACCTGATTAACTTGGAAAAATTAGGCCCACTATTTGAATATCATTCTGCTTTTCCAGAACGTATTAATACAGAATTTATTGAAATTGTACGTCCTAACCACTTAAAGATGCGAGTTTGGGAAAGGGGAGCAGGGGCTACTCTTGCTTGTGGAACAGGTGCTTGTGCATCAGTAGTTGCTGGAGTTATAACTAATAGAGCTGAACGAGTATGCACTGTTGAGTTGCCTGGAGGGAATCTTTTGATTGAGTGGGTAGAAGATAGTAATAAAGTATACATGACTGGTAGCGCAGAAAGAGTTTTTATAGGAGAATACAATCAATAA
- a CDS encoding GIY-YIG nuclease family protein yields the protein MSKSSTLSAQENEFINSLSSPQIHPLPITLKELNDEISLDSYLEKVKSNSIGYLVWSRLPVKIYIDEENHTNNYRISIEQLRVNQWISTVKKAIFEWSAYLPIVEISNIELAEIVISRAEPPLNTENNSSNKNITTIKAKTAQTSYKFHICNNILLHQMMIHISSNLGEISTLSAARHEIGHGIGIWGHSTDEKDALYYSSNKFLAPISLKDINTLRQVYKRPTRIGWKVFNSE from the coding sequence ATGTCAAAATCATCTACATTGAGTGCGCAAGAGAATGAATTTATAAATTCTTTGTCTTCACCTCAAATTCATCCTTTACCAATCACTTTAAAGGAGTTAAACGATGAGATTTCTTTAGATAGTTATTTGGAGAAAGTTAAAAGTAATTCGATAGGATATCTTGTATGGTCTAGACTTCCAGTCAAAATTTATATAGATGAAGAAAATCATACAAATAATTATAGAATATCTATTGAACAACTAAGAGTTAATCAATGGATCAGTACTGTTAAAAAAGCAATTTTTGAATGGAGTGCTTATTTGCCCATAGTAGAAATTTCCAATATCGAACTTGCAGAAATTGTTATTTCAAGAGCTGAACCACCGTTAAATACAGAGAATAATTCAAGCAATAAGAATATAACTACAATAAAGGCAAAAACAGCACAAACTAGCTATAAATTTCATATTTGCAACAATATACTACTTCATCAAATGATGATACATATTAGTTCAAATTTAGGAGAAATTTCTACTTTATCTGCGGCACGACATGAAATTGGACATGGAATAGGTATTTGGGGACATAGCACGGACGAAAAAGATGCTCTTTATTACTCCTCAAATAAATTTCTTGCTCCCATATCTTTAAAAGATATTAATACATTAAGACAAGTATACAAAAGACCTACTCGGATAGGATGGAAGGTATTTAATAGTGAATAA